Proteins encoded in a region of the Chryseobacterium piperi genome:
- a CDS encoding ZIP family metal transporter, translated as MIVLLLILSVIAGVFLGKHFGKKEKLAKNLLILSAGFLITICLNEVFPQVYTSEKSASIGIFVILGVLLQMILEALTKGFEHGHFHHHNEHNIIPVALMVGLFVHAFIEGIPLANEKVVLSPYLLGIVFHNIPISFILGAFLFNRKEGKSTSPYPTFLIIALFALASPLGMLLGNYFNPDLQPYFLAVVGGIFLHISSVIIFESNKNHNIDWTKIGLVIVGVSLALFMHLFHSHTH; from the coding sequence TAGTTCTTTTACTGATTCTTAGCGTAATTGCCGGTGTATTCCTGGGCAAACATTTTGGAAAAAAAGAAAAGCTTGCAAAAAACTTACTGATTCTAAGTGCCGGCTTTCTGATCACCATTTGTTTGAATGAGGTTTTTCCACAGGTATATACTTCCGAAAAAAGTGCGAGCATTGGCATCTTCGTTATTCTGGGAGTTTTATTGCAAATGATTTTAGAGGCTCTCACCAAAGGGTTTGAACATGGTCATTTTCATCATCATAATGAGCATAACATTATTCCTGTTGCTTTAATGGTAGGCTTATTTGTTCATGCTTTTATTGAAGGAATTCCCCTAGCTAATGAAAAGGTAGTGCTATCTCCATATCTTTTAGGAATTGTCTTTCACAATATTCCGATTTCGTTCATTTTAGGTGCATTTCTGTTCAACAGAAAAGAAGGTAAAAGTACATCGCCATATCCTACTTTTCTGATTATCGCATTATTTGCGCTGGCTTCCCCTCTAGGAATGCTATTGGGAAATTATTTTAATCCGGATTTACAGCCTTATTTCCTTGCTGTTGTTGGAGGAATTTTCCTACACATTTCCTCGGTTATTATTTTTGAAAGCAATAAAAACCACAATATTGACTGGACTAAAATAGGATTGGTAATTGTGGGAGTTTCACTCGCACTTTTCATGCATCTGTTTCATTCTCATACCCATTAG
- a CDS encoding SusC/RagA family TonB-linked outer membrane protein, with product MKIKDKNLRKLGVCFFLMSGLASAQTQKKTDSLREKDIEDVVIVGYKTQKRSSLTAAVSIISDKKLKDASTSDVSTLLQGKAAGAQVTLGGGAPGSSATVKIRGTSTINGPSQALWVVDGVMMTGTPNLDPNQIESINILKDATSTALYGSRGANGIVQVFTKSGNSGKGTLSVSMNNSFNTFNNGRFKLMDGTQLYDYFTSLKNAPAIPKELRNNGYNWLEDGTQTGVVQNYTIDFRGGSQNSKTYISGNYYNETGTVKSYDFNRLSFRINHEQKVKPWLTLKPKVSLSYTTGKDRQGSLYQMYLNMPWDNPRDANGNLINPNNYNGTWYGRDNSNYLHDLQWNYGRSNQLDLIGNLDAEIKLTDYLKFVTTNNVTYKNYDDMSYVDPRSASGDSNKGELSESYVKDISKFFNQMLRFDKDFGVHNVNALAAYEYSDRFYKISRAGVYGVVPGTDIFDTGATTGRKPSGTKYDRAYNAFLFNAEYVYDKKYFVQGSLRSESSSAFGTSQRNGLFYSYSIGWNVQKEKFFHVKQIDEWKLRASRGLVGNTPSPNYGWQDLYALTQTYNGQIGATWNQLGNPNLTWESIYQNNIGTDIRAFNNRLTLNVDYFNNKTKDLLVLVTLPSLTGVDRQYLNVGDVKNEGWEFNLNYTILRSEAVSWDLGFNISTYKNRVLSTRNNSTQLLSNNQVAIAGNDVTSFYMRKWMGVNPDNGAGQWEVINADGSRSLTSNYNQASLQIVGAATPDYYGSFTTNLTIKNFYLNANLYFSQGGQIYNSYRELFDSDGAYPYYNQMVLKDGWNRWEKPGDIATHPVATFNNNSLTNRPSSRYLEDASYVKLRSLRIGYNFPEGLTEKIGVNSASIYIMGENLFTITRFSGIDPEVGPADSQTAYSGRAGAIYPIPKRFSLGFNFSF from the coding sequence ATGAAAATTAAAGACAAAAATCTTAGAAAGCTAGGAGTATGCTTTTTCCTAATGTCCGGATTAGCATCTGCCCAAACACAAAAAAAAACAGATTCCCTAAGAGAAAAAGACATCGAAGATGTCGTAATCGTGGGATACAAAACTCAAAAAAGATCCAGCCTCACAGCAGCAGTTTCAATTATCTCTGATAAAAAACTAAAGGATGCCAGTACTTCCGATGTCTCAACCTTGCTTCAAGGGAAAGCCGCAGGAGCTCAAGTTACTCTGGGAGGAGGAGCACCCGGATCTTCAGCCACCGTAAAAATCAGAGGAACCTCTACCATCAATGGTCCCAGCCAGGCCTTATGGGTAGTAGATGGAGTCATGATGACAGGAACACCTAATTTAGACCCTAATCAGATTGAAAGCATTAACATACTAAAAGACGCTACCTCAACGGCGTTATATGGATCCAGAGGAGCCAATGGCATTGTACAGGTATTCACAAAATCAGGAAACTCCGGAAAAGGAACCCTGAGTGTCTCTATGAATAATTCTTTTAATACCTTTAATAACGGTCGTTTCAAACTGATGGACGGCACACAATTGTATGACTATTTCACGTCATTAAAAAATGCCCCGGCCATACCAAAGGAACTTAGAAACAATGGATACAACTGGCTAGAAGATGGTACACAGACAGGTGTTGTACAAAACTATACTATAGACTTTAGAGGAGGTTCCCAAAATTCAAAGACTTATATATCCGGTAACTATTATAATGAAACCGGAACTGTAAAGAGCTATGATTTCAATAGATTATCTTTCAGAATCAATCACGAACAAAAGGTAAAGCCCTGGCTAACTCTAAAGCCAAAGGTGAGTCTTTCTTATACGACAGGAAAAGACAGACAAGGCTCTCTTTACCAAATGTATCTGAATATGCCCTGGGATAATCCAAGAGATGCTAACGGAAACCTTATCAATCCTAATAATTATAATGGAACCTGGTATGGAAGGGATAACTCCAACTATCTGCATGATTTACAATGGAACTATGGAAGGAGCAATCAACTGGACTTGATTGGAAATCTTGATGCAGAAATTAAGCTGACCGATTATTTAAAATTTGTTACAACAAATAATGTCACCTATAAAAATTACGATGACATGTCCTATGTAGATCCCAGATCAGCATCAGGAGATAGCAATAAAGGTGAATTATCGGAATCTTATGTAAAGGACATCAGTAAATTCTTTAACCAAATGCTGAGATTTGATAAAGACTTTGGAGTTCATAATGTCAATGCACTTGCTGCCTATGAATACTCCGACAGGTTCTACAAAATTTCACGGGCTGGCGTATATGGTGTCGTTCCTGGAACAGATATCTTTGATACCGGAGCTACAACAGGACGTAAACCATCAGGAACAAAATACGACAGAGCCTACAACGCATTTCTCTTCAACGCTGAATATGTATATGATAAAAAATACTTCGTTCAGGGATCTTTAAGAAGCGAATCCTCTTCTGCATTTGGTACCAGCCAAAGAAACGGCTTATTTTACTCTTATAGTATAGGATGGAACGTTCAGAAAGAAAAATTCTTTCATGTAAAACAAATTGATGAATGGAAATTAAGAGCCAGCAGAGGTTTGGTAGGAAACACACCGAGCCCCAACTACGGATGGCAGGACCTGTATGCTCTAACCCAGACATACAACGGACAAATAGGCGCCACATGGAACCAGCTGGGGAATCCGAATTTAACCTGGGAATCTATTTATCAGAATAATATCGGTACAGATATCAGGGCATTTAATAATAGATTGACCCTGAATGTTGATTATTTTAATAATAAAACCAAAGATTTATTGGTCTTGGTTACTTTGCCTTCGCTTACAGGTGTTGACAGACAATATCTGAATGTAGGAGATGTAAAGAACGAAGGATGGGAATTCAATTTGAATTATACCATCCTCAGATCAGAAGCTGTTAGCTGGGATTTAGGATTCAATATCAGTACTTATAAGAACAGAGTTCTTTCAACCAGAAATAACAGCACGCAGTTGTTATCCAACAATCAGGTAGCAATAGCCGGAAATGACGTTACTTCTTTCTATATGAGAAAGTGGATGGGTGTAAATCCTGATAACGGTGCAGGTCAGTGGGAAGTCATTAACGCTGATGGAAGCAGAAGCCTGACATCCAATTATAACCAGGCATCATTACAAATCGTAGGAGCAGCTACTCCGGATTATTACGGATCTTTTACGACCAACCTCACTATAAAAAATTTCTATCTTAACGCTAATCTTTATTTTTCACAGGGAGGACAGATTTACAACTCCTACAGAGAATTGTTTGATTCAGATGGTGCCTATCCTTATTACAATCAAATGGTATTAAAAGACGGTTGGAACAGATGGGAAAAACCCGGAGATATTGCTACACATCCGGTAGCAACATTTAACAATAATAGTTTAACCAACAGACCATCTTCCCGTTATCTGGAAGACGCAAGCTATGTTAAATTGAGATCTCTCAGAATAGGATATAATTTTCCGGAAGGTTTAACAGAAAAGATAGGTGTTAATTCAGCGAGTATTTATATTATGGGTGAAAATTTATTTACAATTACCCGGTTCTCCGGCATTGATCCGGAAGTAGGACCTGCAGATAGCCAAACCGCATATTCCGGTAGAGCCGGAGCGATTTATCCTATTCCAAAAAGATTTTCACTAGGCTTTAACTTCTCTTTTTAA
- a CDS encoding RagB/SusD family nutrient uptake outer membrane protein — translation MKKILLSFIALTFISCNIDRSPYDSKESDEILTDPTGLQTITLGNYALLKGDASGGGFFNNLYRVGEYGGDNINISGTTSDEFFYYYNYRSIKNNGRSNTIWNAGYKAIIGCNRVISKTSEGKDVNIDQLIGENYFLRAYVYFSLVNVFGKPYNQGAGNLGVPLKITDDVNELPGRATVGAIYDQVVSDLKKAEQLMTLDKNNTYASKEAAQALLSRVYLYMENNDKAIEYADKVISSGKYSLLSNAELPSYATKTPETNRETIFAFKYNRDGDYSDGWYTIGSMYANIQNVGWGEMYASSSYLDLINKNPQDARSKFISPKYSTPQTSVAYWVQQGTNASGGVTYNYSFQKTFQQGGNTYFTMNNINYQIYSEVLPNKTNYYFNNSGGSKTYVTLDHDMDKRNGYPKFYILKCSLQEGVAQLWSPVVIRLGEIYLNRAEALAKKGNTNSAMADVNTIRTRAGIPAYTSVPAGQNALEIVLDERRLELAFEAQRKYDIFRNKLNLNREYPGSHLSGNNPFYTVPYTNNRIIEYIPEQQIQIQPNLVQNPD, via the coding sequence ATGAAAAAAATACTTTTATCATTCATTGCACTTACATTCATTTCATGCAATATAGATCGTTCACCTTACGACTCTAAAGAGTCTGATGAAATACTCACAGACCCGACAGGGCTACAAACAATAACCCTTGGCAATTATGCTTTACTAAAAGGCGATGCCAGTGGTGGCGGATTTTTCAATAATCTTTACAGGGTAGGTGAATATGGCGGAGACAATATCAACATCAGCGGAACAACATCAGATGAGTTTTTCTATTACTACAATTACAGAAGCATTAAAAACAACGGGCGCTCTAATACGATTTGGAATGCCGGCTATAAAGCGATCATAGGATGTAACAGGGTAATCTCCAAAACCTCCGAAGGAAAAGACGTCAATATAGACCAGTTGATCGGCGAGAATTACTTCCTGAGAGCGTATGTATACTTCTCTTTAGTCAATGTATTTGGTAAGCCTTACAATCAAGGAGCCGGAAATCTAGGAGTTCCGTTAAAAATCACTGATGATGTGAATGAATTGCCCGGCAGAGCTACTGTTGGAGCAATTTATGATCAGGTGGTCAGTGATCTGAAAAAAGCGGAGCAACTTATGACCCTTGATAAAAATAATACGTACGCCTCCAAAGAAGCTGCTCAGGCATTACTTTCCCGTGTATATCTATATATGGAAAATAATGATAAGGCCATTGAGTATGCAGACAAAGTTATCAGCTCTGGAAAGTATTCACTCTTATCCAATGCCGAGCTTCCATCCTATGCCACTAAAACTCCGGAAACGAATAGAGAAACGATTTTTGCATTCAAGTATAATCGGGATGGTGATTACAGTGATGGCTGGTACACCATAGGCTCTATGTATGCCAATATTCAGAATGTTGGTTGGGGTGAGATGTATGCATCTTCTTCCTATTTAGATCTTATCAACAAAAATCCTCAGGATGCAAGGTCAAAATTTATTTCACCCAAATATAGCACCCCGCAAACATCGGTTGCTTATTGGGTACAACAGGGAACCAATGCTTCCGGAGGGGTAACTTATAATTATAGCTTTCAGAAAACGTTTCAACAAGGCGGTAATACTTATTTTACCATGAATAATATCAACTATCAGATATATTCTGAGGTACTACCTAACAAAACGAATTATTATTTTAATAATTCAGGTGGTAGTAAAACCTATGTCACTTTAGATCATGACATGGATAAAAGAAACGGATATCCTAAGTTTTACATTCTAAAATGCTCATTACAGGAAGGTGTTGCCCAGCTATGGTCACCAGTAGTCATAAGATTAGGGGAAATATACCTGAACCGGGCAGAAGCACTTGCAAAAAAAGGGAATACCAATTCTGCAATGGCTGATGTTAATACCATCAGAACAAGAGCCGGAATCCCAGCATATACCTCCGTTCCCGCAGGACAAAATGCTTTAGAGATAGTTCTGGATGAAAGAAGACTTGAATTGGCTTTTGAAGCACAAAGAAAATATGACATTTTCAGAAATAAACTAAACCTGAACAGGGAATATCCCGGTTCTCATTTAAGTGGAAATAACCCATTCTATACAGTACCTTATACAAATAATAGAATTATAGAATACATTCCGGAACAACAAATACAAATCCAGCCTAATCTGGTTCAAAACCCGGATTGA
- a CDS encoding OmpP1/FadL family transporter: protein MLKKSLVIVSVSVAYFAQAQNISTIRNSIDVYSNSPMIGSSKFNAMAGANGALGGDATSLMTNPAGLGVAITGDASATLFLTNNKNTSSVAGASTRYNIDKFTLGNAGGVATIQLMTESAWKFINIGANLSMQSLEDYVESPGNSNIIIPKSLVDSNGNAVIGNMSYRGHAYNRYGNQTRFNLGVGANYNNSLYIGASINMHYAEIDQYDSALLGLNLDNSVNTFDKQYTPFSEKSNGFSATIGVIGKLSNQFRLGASIETPTWWNIDRAFREYSLQDDGVYYNNYVEGRNFRSPMKATVSGAFVPNKNFAINVDYTLGVTKPKYTVQGNAERELNGFFDDNYKNLSEVRVGAEYRIKAFRLRGGYSYSSNPFNAMTISSYSNAGVAGDNNYSNLILGQRNTIGAGVGYDFGNFYVDAAYQNVSSKYNNPFLRGSADDGSGYYSGDFDVNTPTSVVSSVKNNRDNFFLTFGWKF, encoded by the coding sequence ATGTTAAAAAAATCTTTAGTAATCGTGAGTGTTTCTGTGGCATATTTTGCACAGGCTCAGAATATTTCTACGATCAGAAATTCTATTGATGTTTATTCTAATTCTCCTATGATAGGGTCGTCAAAGTTTAATGCAATGGCGGGTGCTAACGGAGCATTAGGAGGGGATGCTACTTCATTGATGACTAACCCAGCAGGTCTGGGTGTCGCAATTACAGGAGACGCTTCAGCAACTTTATTTCTTACCAATAATAAGAATACCAGTTCTGTTGCTGGTGCTTCAACCAGATATAATATAGACAAGTTTACCCTGGGGAATGCCGGTGGTGTAGCAACCATTCAACTGATGACCGAGAGTGCATGGAAGTTTATTAATATCGGAGCTAACCTCTCCATGCAATCTTTAGAGGATTATGTAGAAAGCCCGGGGAATTCTAATATAATTATTCCTAAAAGCTTGGTAGATAGTAACGGGAATGCAGTTATAGGAAATATGTCATATCGTGGGCATGCTTATAACAGATATGGGAATCAGACTAGATTCAATCTCGGGGTTGGAGCTAACTATAATAACTCTTTATACATAGGGGCAAGCATCAATATGCACTATGCTGAGATTGATCAGTATGACAGTGCCTTATTAGGATTGAACCTGGATAATTCTGTTAATACGTTTGATAAACAATACACTCCTTTCTCTGAGAAATCAAATGGTTTTTCAGCTACAATAGGGGTTATCGGAAAGCTAAGCAATCAATTCAGATTGGGAGCATCTATTGAAACACCAACCTGGTGGAATATAGATAGAGCTTTCCGTGAATATTCTTTACAGGATGATGGTGTTTATTATAACAATTATGTTGAAGGCAGAAATTTCAGATCTCCGATGAAAGCTACTGTAAGTGGTGCTTTCGTTCCTAATAAGAATTTTGCCATCAATGTTGATTATACGTTAGGGGTAACCAAGCCTAAGTATACTGTACAGGGAAATGCTGAAAGAGAACTGAACGGTTTCTTTGATGATAATTATAAAAACCTATCAGAAGTAAGAGTGGGGGCTGAATACAGAATTAAAGCATTTAGATTAAGAGGAGGATATTCATATAGTTCAAATCCTTTCAATGCAATGACTATCAGCTCGTATTCCAATGCCGGAGTTGCTGGAGATAATAATTACAGTAATCTTATTTTGGGACAAAGAAATACCATTGGAGCTGGTGTTGGTTATGATTTTGGAAATTTCTATGTAGATGCTGCTTACCAGAATGTGAGTTCCAAATATAACAATCCTTTCCTGAGAGGAAGTGCTGACGATGGATCAGGTTACTATTCAGGGGACTTTGATGTAAATACACCTACTTCCGTTGTTTCGAGTGTGAAAAACAACAGAGATAACTTCTTCCTTACATTTGGCTGGAAATTTTAA
- a CDS encoding prolyl-tRNA synthetase, whose protein sequence is MLKSKGVLAIAGGLLLMSCGAQMGGYSETDGVYYDPNRDTLPEGVIINNGGNRVGDYYDYYQDSNVIQNAETNVRDQNNRYSSWGGDSWNNNATDSDWGNFAGSQTNYYDNSWGWGSPWGWGGGFGPWGWNGGWGMGLGWGGSWGWGGGFGHWGWNGGWGMGLGWGSPWGWGGGFGPWGWNGGWGMGLGWGGGYWGNGYYNRPAYRRSGADGRLGYGLVGNGARYNGSNGSVYRNNINNSGFRNNNNSGFRNNNNSGFRNNNNSGFRNGAVNNSGFRNNNGGFRNNNSGFRNPNMQNQPRPNYDSQPRGGFRSNDSGGFRSGGFNSGGGGFRGGSSGGGGGFRSGGGGGGFRSGGR, encoded by the coding sequence ATGCTAAAATCCAAAGGCGTTTTAGCAATAGCAGGTGGATTACTACTGATGTCTTGCGGTGCTCAAATGGGAGGGTATAGTGAGACGGATGGGGTATACTATGACCCCAATAGAGATACACTGCCAGAAGGGGTGATCATCAACAATGGCGGAAACAGAGTAGGCGATTATTATGACTACTATCAGGATTCAAATGTAATCCAGAATGCAGAAACGAATGTAAGAGACCAGAATAACAGATATAGCTCTTGGGGTGGAGATTCGTGGAATAACAATGCTACGGATTCAGACTGGGGCAATTTTGCCGGATCTCAAACCAACTACTATGATAATTCATGGGGTTGGGGATCTCCTTGGGGCTGGGGCGGAGGCTTTGGACCTTGGGGTTGGAACGGAGGCTGGGGAATGGGACTCGGCTGGGGTGGCTCTTGGGGCTGGGGCGGAGGCTTTGGACATTGGGGCTGGAACGGAGGCTGGGGAATGGGACTTGGCTGGGGATCTCCTTGGGGCTGGGGCGGAGGCTTTGGACCTTGGGGTTGGAACGGAGGCTGGGGAATGGGACTTGGCTGGGGCGGAGGCTACTGGGGTAATGGATATTACAACAGACCTGCCTACAGAAGAAGTGGAGCTGACGGAAGACTCGGATATGGCTTGGTAGGCAACGGAGCTCGTTATAATGGAAGTAATGGATCAGTTTACCGAAACAATATTAACAATTCAGGGTTTAGAAATAACAATAACTCTGGCTTCAGAAACAATAATAACTCAGGATTTAGAAACAATAACAATTCAGGGTTCAGAAACGGAGCTGTAAATAATTCAGGATTCAGAAATAACAATGGTGGCTTCAGAAATAATAATTCTGGCTTCCGTAATCCGAATATGCAGAATCAACCAAGACCTAATTATGACAGCCAACCAAGAGGAGGTTTCAGATCGAATGATAGTGGTGGCTTCAGATCAGGTGGGTTCAATTCTGGAGGAGGTGGTTTCCGTGGAGGATCTTCCGGTGGAGGCGGTGGCTTCAGATCCGGAGGTGGCGGAGGCGGCTTCAGATCAGGTGGTAGATAA
- the proS gene encoding proline--tRNA ligase — MAKLTSRSEDYSKWYNELVVKADLAENSGVRGSMVIKPYGYAIWEKMRDEMDRKFKETGHVNAYFPLFIPKSLFEAEEKNAEGFAKECAVVTHYRLKTDPDNPHKLIVDPDAKLEEELIVRPTSEAIIWNTYKSWIQSYRDLPILINQWANVVRWEMRTRLFLRTSEFLWQEGHTAHATKDEAIEEAEKMNKVYADFAENFMAMPVVQGLKTPSERFAGADETYCIEALMQDGKALQAGTSHYLGQNFAKAFDVKFTNKEGKIEHAWATSWGTSTRLMGALIMTHSDDFGLVLPPTLAPIQVVIVPIFKGEEQLNQISEVAMDIQTKLRAKGISVKFDNDTQNKPGWKFAEYELKGVPVRIAIGPKDLENKSVEIARRDNLTKETHSLEGLDSYIDELLKTIQKDLYTKALSFRKENMTKVDTYEEFKKVLEEKGGFIYAHWDGTAEEEEQIKEETKATIRCIPLDDDTEEGVSLVSGKPSKRRVLFAKAY; from the coding sequence ATGGCAAAATTAACCTCAAGAAGCGAAGATTACAGCAAATGGTATAATGAACTGGTTGTAAAAGCAGATTTAGCTGAAAATTCAGGAGTGCGAGGGAGCATGGTTATTAAACCATATGGATACGCAATCTGGGAAAAAATGCGTGATGAAATGGACAGAAAGTTCAAGGAGACCGGTCACGTTAACGCTTATTTCCCGCTATTTATACCCAAAAGTTTATTCGAGGCTGAGGAAAAAAATGCAGAAGGTTTTGCAAAAGAATGTGCCGTTGTTACCCATTACAGATTAAAAACTGACCCTGATAATCCACACAAGCTGATTGTAGATCCAGACGCGAAGCTGGAAGAAGAGCTGATTGTTCGTCCTACATCAGAAGCGATTATCTGGAATACATATAAAAGCTGGATTCAATCCTATAGAGATTTACCTATCCTGATCAACCAATGGGCTAATGTTGTACGTTGGGAAATGAGAACCCGTTTATTCTTAAGAACTTCTGAATTCTTATGGCAGGAAGGGCATACTGCTCACGCCACTAAAGATGAAGCAATAGAAGAAGCTGAGAAAATGAACAAAGTATATGCAGACTTTGCAGAAAACTTTATGGCTATGCCAGTAGTTCAGGGACTTAAAACCCCATCCGAAAGATTTGCCGGTGCCGATGAAACTTATTGTATTGAAGCATTAATGCAAGACGGAAAAGCTCTTCAGGCAGGAACTTCCCATTACTTAGGACAGAATTTCGCGAAAGCTTTTGACGTTAAATTCACCAATAAAGAAGGAAAAATAGAACATGCATGGGCTACTTCTTGGGGAACTTCTACCCGCTTGATGGGAGCTTTGATTATGACCCATTCTGATGATTTCGGATTGGTACTTCCTCCTACTTTGGCTCCGATTCAGGTAGTAATCGTTCCTATCTTTAAAGGAGAAGAGCAGTTAAACCAAATCAGCGAAGTCGCTATGGATATCCAGACCAAATTAAGAGCTAAAGGAATTTCCGTGAAATTCGACAATGACACTCAAAATAAGCCGGGATGGAAGTTTGCAGAATATGAACTAAAAGGAGTTCCTGTAAGAATTGCTATCGGGCCAAAAGATTTGGAAAATAAATCAGTTGAGATCGCAAGAAGAGATAACCTGACTAAAGAAACTCATTCTCTTGAAGGTTTAGATTCCTATATCGATGAATTATTGAAAACGATTCAGAAGGACCTTTATACTAAAGCCTTAAGCTTCAGAAAGGAAAATATGACAAAAGTGGATACTTATGAAGAGTTTAAAAAAGTGTTGGAAGAAAAAGGAGGTTTCATCTATGCACATTGGGATGGTACTGCCGAGGAAGAAGAGCAAATAAAAGAAGAAACAAAGGCAACTATCAGATGTATTCCATTGGATGATGATACAGAAGAAGGGGTTTCTCTTGTTTCCGGAAAACCTTCAAAAAGACGGGTTTTATTCGCCAAAGCGTACTAA
- a CDS encoding OmpA family protein gives MSLNVIDLIKGQLGPALVSQTASQLGESESGISKAISGLLPAVVGGLANNANNPGVLDAITSASSSGILSNLIGGSSNNSVISGLLSSIFGDKLSGLVNSIATFSGISNNSSSSLLNLVTGATVGSIGKYAADNNLDKSGISGLLNDQKGIVSGLLPAGLSLASFGLGAENWFGQAKETVSSVSSTAKDNIAEGVATAKESVSEGAREIKEQFNNNNNQGGGSIWKWLLPLLLLIAAAYFLWKQCEKKETTTTTVAADSTGSHTDTATAVTPADTSGTMSSSAKVDENIDLNGTTLKGYKGGMEDKMIAFLKSDGYKNAADDEALKTTWYDFDHVNFKMGSSTELEAGSQGQLENLVAILKAYPDAKIKIGGYTDKVGNEASNVKLSTARANFIKDWLTKQNLGSQVLGADGYGSKFATVDAKASDAERAIDRKMSIRFAK, from the coding sequence ATGTCTTTAAATGTTATCGATTTAATTAAAGGACAATTAGGTCCCGCATTAGTTTCTCAGACTGCTTCGCAGTTAGGAGAAAGTGAGTCTGGTATTTCAAAAGCAATTAGTGGGTTATTACCTGCAGTTGTTGGAGGATTGGCTAATAACGCTAACAATCCTGGAGTTTTAGATGCTATTACTAGCGCTTCATCTAGTGGAATTTTAAGTAATTTAATAGGTGGCTCTTCTAACAACTCTGTAATTTCCGGCTTATTGTCCTCAATTTTTGGTGACAAATTAAGTGGATTAGTAAATTCGATCGCTACTTTTTCGGGAATTAGCAATAATTCTTCGAGCTCTTTGCTGAATTTAGTAACCGGAGCAACCGTAGGATCTATTGGTAAATATGCTGCTGATAACAATTTAGATAAATCGGGAATCTCCGGATTATTAAATGATCAGAAAGGTATCGTTTCAGGTTTATTACCAGCAGGACTTTCTTTAGCCTCTTTTGGCCTAGGAGCAGAAAACTGGTTTGGTCAAGCTAAAGAAACTGTTTCTTCAGTTTCGTCTACCGCCAAAGACAATATCGCTGAAGGTGTTGCTACTGCTAAAGAAAGTGTTTCAGAAGGAGCAAGAGAAATAAAAGAACAATTCAACAATAACAATAATCAAGGTGGTGGTTCAATCTGGAAATGGTTACTTCCACTTTTATTATTAATTGCTGCAGCCTATTTCCTATGGAAGCAATGTGAGAAAAAAGAAACGACAACGACAACAGTCGCTGCAGATTCTACAGGATCGCATACGGATACCGCTACAGCGGTTACACCGGCTGATACATCAGGAACAATGTCTTCTTCAGCGAAAGTAGATGAAAACATTGATCTAAACGGTACAACCCTTAAAGGATACAAAGGAGGAATGGAAGACAAGATGATTGCTTTCCTAAAATCTGATGGTTATAAAAATGCAGCAGATGACGAAGCATTAAAGACTACATGGTATGATTTTGACCACGTGAACTTTAAAATGGGAAGTTCTACCGAATTGGAAGCTGGTTCTCAAGGACAGCTTGAAAATTTAGTAGCTATTTTAAAAGCATATCCGGATGCAAAAATTAAAATTGGAGGATATACTGACAAAGTAGGAAACGAAGCTTCTAATGTAAAATTATCTACAGCAAGAGCTAACTTCATCAAAGACTGGTTGACAAAACAAAATCTTGGTAGCCAGGTTTTAGGTGCAGATGGATATGGAAGTAAATTCGCAACCGTAGATGCAAAAGCTTCTGATGCTGAAAGAGCTATTGACAGAAAAATGTCTATAAGATTTGCAAAATAA